In the Neospora caninum Liverpool complete genome, chromosome Ia genome, one interval contains:
- a CDS encoding nol1/NOP2/sun family methyltransferase, related, which yields MPKRKLDATAGSEGSAPSPTGVSASQGDNVSIEEAERTKTARHAPSELNGACGEKLRDSESDVGGERECNSERGREKRWRERGRRRGGKRRKEHAPSTGEKNREDDGKQTPYAPLIYENAAFEAYYKAQGVCPAEEWDAFMACIKTSLPAAVRVNRSAPLWRSTVDLLTQLSRTDKDETGPEETLQRLPWMPHEIGWQWSTVCKIRLRRDEGFRRIRRHIMNEDFRGGLSRQEAVSMLPALFLDVRPEHRIMDMCASPGSKTTQILDMMQWGAVNSLSQGDADSPALPGLEPPTGFVIANDIDAQRTQTLAHQCMKVPSAAIAISCSDASFFPLTLPDGPTGETRLQFDRILADVPCSGDGTMRKNGDLWRKWSATGSVSLHSIQLGILHRGLQLLRVGGRLVYSTCSLSPLEDEAVIAAALLQYGDAIELVPPPPLPGLRFSRGLSSWLVPVPETKQKEQKEKKDEKEEKQGTGEAEKEGPQSKEGQQTALNGESGCGQKFFAAFADVPEPLRGKIKPTMFPPPSGAAMHLDRAVRVLPHQNNSGGFFVACLHKKGELPSRAQRERYKTRAAMASSSTSSSFPFSSCTSSISSSSFSSSSSFSSSSSSAGSLEVGEQKTGDTGRSSPSLASVPPSSPLPSAASNPLLDGDEAESSSASSSSVKEGKALSVGARKRPLPGSLTHPAVALAIAASQPGSLFHTLLPVDLYAEEGFESVLSFYGFSREYAPSLVKGDLRSPQAVRDLPIHQLTRRLHTPKRLYFVSETFSHLLHLLLLAPHKPRHSPSSSASSSSSGSSPEGCGENGERDDGVSAAEGSEQRDVPTWQSRNRKSRDEVRMKWLHAGIKVLVQHGSTQQLSCRFGADGWRVSQEGASLMVRYMRRRIVFLNLDFAATLLLSESRIVEREELLRGEVEGSVTALDSCRDEAGALEAGGCVCIVCPTEVLPSSRFPLPLSSFSSLADAVCLSCLVTPGGNLHCYVSRTEASGLAFHLFGVEEDEKKNEKCEKDEE from the exons ATGCCGAAAAGGAAACTCGACGCAACTGCCGGCTCCGAAggctcggcgccttcgccgactggtgtctctgcgtctcagGGAGACAACGTGAGCatcgaagaggcggagagaacgaagactGCTCGCCACGCGCCGTCTGAACTCAACGGTGCATGCGGAGAGAAGCTGAGAGACAGTGAAAGCGATGTCGGAGGAGAACGCGAATgcaacagcgagagaggccgagagaaacggtggcgcgagagaggaagacggagaggcggaaaacgaaggaaagagcacGCGCCCAGcaccggagaaaaaaaccgggaagacgacgggaaACAAACTCCGTATGCCCCACTCATCTATGAAAACGCTGCCTTTGAAGCCTACTATAAA GCACAGGGCGTCTGTCCAGCTGAAGAATGGGACGCCTTTATGGCGTGTATCAAGACCTCCCTGCCAG CGGCAGTTCGCGTGAACCGATCAGCGCCTCTCTGGCGATCGACAGTCGACTTGTTGACGCAGCTCAGCAGGacagacaaagacgagaca gGACCGGAGGAAACGTTGCAGCGGCTGCCGTGGATGCCCCATGAGATTGGCT GGCAGTGGAGCACGGTCTGCAAGATCCGCCTGCGCCGTGATGAAGGCTTCAGACGCATTCGACGCCACATCATGAACGAAGATTTCCGG GGAGGTTTGAGTAGACAAGAAGCTGTGAGTATGCTCCCAGCCCTGTTCCTGGATGTCCGCCCCGAACACCGGATCATGGACAtgtgcgcctctccag GatcgaagacgacgcagatTCTGGACATGATGCAGTGGGGGGCTGTAaactctctctcgcagggTGACGCGGACTCGCCGGCGCTCCCTGGCCTCGAACCACCAACAG GATTTGTCATCGCGAACGACATCGACGCCCAGCGAACTCAAACGCTTGCGCACCAGTGCATGAAGGTTCCCTCCGCAGCCATCGCCATCAGCTGCTCCGACG CCTCATTCTTCCCCCTCACGTTGCCCGACGGTCCGACAGGCGAGACTCGC CTTCAGTTCGACAGAATTCTCG cCGACGTGCCTTGCAGCGGCGACGGAACGATGCGAAAAAACGGCGATTTGTGGCGAAAGTGGAGTGCAACTGGGAGCGTCAGTCTCCACAGCATTCAG CTGGGCATTTTGCATCGAGgtttgcagctgctgcgtgtTGGAGGGCGCCTGGTCTACTCCACCTGTTCTCTCAGTCCTCTTGAAGACGAG GCGGTCATTGCAGCGGCGCTTTTGCAGTATGGCGACGCCATCGAACTGGTTccccctccgcctctcccag gactgcgcttctctcgcggcctctcctcgtGGCTGGTGCCTGTGCCAGaaacgaagcagaaggagcagaaagaaaagaaggacgagaaggaagagaaacaggggactggggaggcagagaaagaaggcccGCAGTCAAAGGAAGGACAGCAGACCGCCCTAAATGGCGAGTCAGGCTGCGGTCAGAAGTTCTTCGCCGCATTCGCTGACGTTCCAGAGCCTCTGCGAGGAAAAATCAA ACCCACGATGTTTCCGCCGCCGTCGGGCGCCGCTATGCACCTGGACCGGGCCgtgcgcgttcttcctcatcAAAACAACTCAGGCGGATTTTTCGTCGCATGCCTCCACAAGAAAGGAGAACTCCCTTCTCGAgcccagagagagcgatACAAAACACGAGCAGCCatggcgtcttcttccacttcttcctcttttcccttttcttcttgcacttcttccatttcttcctcttctttctcttcttcctcttctttctcttcttcctcttcttctgcgggTTCTTTAGAGGTCGGTGAGCAGAAGACAGGAGATACGGGgcgttcctcgccttcgcttgcGTCTGTacctccgtcttctccccttccttccgCCGCCTCCAATCCTCTTCTCGACGGAGATGAAGCTgagtcgtcttctgcgtcttcgtcttctgtgaaggaaggaaaggcgctCTCAGTAGGAGCACGAAAGCGTCCGCTTCCCGGCTCACTGACGCATCCGGCCGTCGCATTGGCAATCGCAGCGAGTCAGCCGGGTAGTCTCTTTCACACGCTGCTCCCAGTCGATCTGTACGCCGAAGAAGGTTTCGAAAGTGTGCTCAGTTTCTACGGCTTCTCGAGGGAGTATGCGCCGTCTCTG GTGAAGGGGGACCTTCGCAGCCCACAGGCCGTTCGCGATCTTCCGATTCACCAGCTgactcgccgtctccatACACCCAAACGGCTGTACTTTGTCTCAGAAACTTTCTCGCATCTGCTTcacctccttcttctcgctccccaCAAACCGCGACATTCCCCTTCTTCATCCGcatcttcatcttcttctggTTCTTCTCCGGAGGGTTGCGgcgaaaacggggagagagacgatggAGTCTCGGCGGCGGAGGGTAGCGAACAGCGCGACGTTCCGACCTGGCAGTCTCGGAATAGGAAATCTCGAGACGAAGTCCGCATGAagtggctgcatgcagggatCAAAGTTCTCGTTCAACACGGCAGCACGCAGCAACTCTCTTGTCGATTCGGAGCTGACGGATGGAGAGTTTCTCAg GAGGGTGCCTCGCTGATGGTCCGCTACATGCGGCGTCGCATTGTCTTTTTGAACCTCGATTTCGCGGCgactctccttctctcggagTCCCGAATTGTcgaaagagaggagctgCTCAGGGGGGAAGTGGAAGGCAGCGTCACAGCCCTCGACTCGTGCCGCGACGAAGCTGGAGCTCTCGAAg CGGGTGGTTGCGTGTGCATCGTCTGCCCAACGGAGGTTCTTCCCTCGTCGCGCTTTCCTTTGcctctttcgtccttctcttcgctcgccgacgccgtcTGTTTGAGCTGCCTCGTCACTCCAGGCGGCAACCTGCACTGCTACGTGAGCAGAACAGAAGCTTCTGGGCTCGCGTTCCACCTCTTCGgcgtcgaagaagacgagaagaagaacgagaagtgCGAAAAAGATGAAGAGTGA
- a CDS encoding f3f19.18, related, which yields MEDPTDGGRRAASAPQSLPLLQNSLKRDPPAYFGEFQLQFDRLRGLLAVLEQQPQRPVKDLRQLLMFLAHTSPCYSPRVSEDASKSREKKETGQVDRHPSAPPAFLPLSSFGAFGEDTATKGAGPRNYSAELSAAIQRILLQLSSSLHPQTRQTLLLALLLLRRKQQLSCVELLRVSVQLLQLNDKSCRQTLFSFVTRDVAKLCLADRMQQSFTLLSPELFAMLARPACPAAARLALCCLIQVYRQQRHSGGLSIHQNNKNFQKIVNASAACTLAGDAKLATSAALFLLGELQSASSRIANVDDEDTDDEEDAAVEAEARRLTRTQEGMAKKTASAKKKLKRAKAKLQRQVARKQQRAEQQQLLGGVVASASILDLLFDPQGLAEKLFEMWERASWKYLQPHQRLVSSLLAILATAVHELVPPQELLPVVKHIADVFINETRGEEVITVGLNAITEICTRAPLCMTKDLLSDLVEYRRERKSKSVVMAARRLMNLYRDVLPSMLPANARGKEAAMAVRSSQDETVSYGEFKPAENLTGLDELEKLQKLVKARKRMREEEEDDEEHDEEDEDDEDEEDDEDGEDDEDGEDDEELSEGDEEEDAGDEDEEEDDDEEEGDDEDEEEDEEEDEEEEEGKDECNKRPKKKMRRASPSPKEGGGSGNSEEKDVSSSLAMDRILTPEEFHALRVLQAKRSVETAGRRPGAQKDDEEEHDRLLSLLSKTPGVEAGLDESEDPDSDASSDEEPERERNSLFVSSTELEGLAGRKRRQARERNRLKEEAKMERKRGGKSAPWPFAKKQREAAEASLAADPSKKHKTVVTGNAPQKLKARNKPLAMVRQSRKLRDKKQQSVKQKLQNLKKQIKNLKKSQVGRPRRRKR from the exons ATGGAAGATCCCACAGACGGAGGCAGAAGggcggcgagcgcgccgcagtcgctgcctcttctccag AATTCCCTGAAGCGTGACCCGCCGGCGTACTTTGGCGAGTTTCAACTCCAGTTCGAccgtctccgcggcctccTTGCGGTTCTCGAGCAACAGCCGCAGAGACCCGTGAAGGATCTGCGGCAACTTCTCATGTTCCTCGCTCAC ACGAGTCCCTGCTACAGTCCGCGCGTTTCCGAGGATGCGTcgaagagccgagagaaaaaggagaccgGCCAGGTGGACAGACACCCGTCTGCTCCTCCGGCGTTCCTTCCGCTCTCGTCGTTCGGAGCCTTTGGCGAGGACACAGCCACCAAAGGCGCTGGGCCGCGAAACTACTCCGCGGAGCTCTCCGCGGCGATTCAAAGGATCCTTCTTCAGCTGTCCTCTTCCCTCCATCCTCAAACGCGACAGACGTTGCTCCTGGCGCTCCTTCTGCTCAGACGAAAGCAACAG CTTTCTTGCGTGGAGCTTCTTCGCGTGTCGGTCCAGTTGCTGCAATTGAACGACAAATCCTGCCGACagactctcttctccttcgtcacGCGCGACGTCGCCAAGCTCTGCCTGGCCGATCGCATGCAACAG agCTTCACCCTCCTCTCGCCGGAGCTCTTCGCCATGCTCGCTAGGCCTGCATGCCCGGCGGCAGCTCGGCTGGCACTCTGTTGCTTGAtccaggtgtacagacagcagagacacagcggcggGCTGTCGATACACCAAAACAACAAGAACTTCCAGAAAATCGTCAACGCCTCGGCTGCTTGCACCCtcgcgggagacgcgaaactcGCCACTTCCGCTGCactctttctcctcggcgAACTGCAG AGCGCGTCGAGCCGAATTGCAAACGTGGACGATGAAGACacggacgacgaagaagacgcggcggtcgaggcggaggcgaggcgcctcaCGCGCACCCAAGAAGGCATGGCCAAGAAAACAGCCTCGGCAAAAAAGAAACTGAAACGCGCAAAG GCGAAGCTCCAGCGCCAggtggcgaggaagcagcagCGGGCGGAGCAACAGCAGCTGCTCGGCGGCGTCGTCGCGTCAGCCTCCATCCTGGACCTTCTCTTCGATCCTCAGGGTCTCGCCGAGAAACTCTTCG AGATGTGGGAAAGAGCGTCTTGG AAATATCTGCAGCCGCACCAGCGGCTGGTGTCTTCGCTCTTGGCCATTCTCGCCACAGCCGTCCACGAGCTCGTTCCGCCTCAGGAATTACTCCCCGTCGTGAAACACATTGCTGACGTCTTCATCAACgaaacgagaggcgaagaagtcATTACCGTCGGCCTCAATGCA atAACGGAGATTTGCACGAGAGCGCCTTTGTGTATGACCAAGGATCTCTTGTCCGACCTCGTGGAATATCGACGCGAGCGGAAGAGCAAGAGCGTGGTCATggccgcgcgtcgcctgaTGAATTTGTACAGAGACGTTCTTCCCTCGATGCTCCCGGCGAATgcacgaggaaaggaggctGCGATGGCTGTGCGCAGCAGCCAG GACGAGACTGTCAGCTACGGAGAGTTCAAACCTGCAGAGAACCTGACCGGCCTCGACGAGCTGGAGAAGCTGCAAAAGTTGGTTAAAGCCCGAAAGCGaatgagagaggaagaggaagatgatgAAGAGCACGATGAAGAGGatgaggacgacgaagatgaagaggacgacgaagatggagaggacgatgaagatggagaggacgacgaagaatTAAGCGAAGgtgatgaagaggaagatgccggagacgaagacgaggaagaagatgacgacgaggaagaaggggacgacgaggacgaagaggaagacgaagaggaggacgaagaggaagaggaaggaaaggacgagTGTAACAAGCGTCcaaagaagaagatgcgtcgggcgtctccgtcgcccaAAGAGGGGGGAGGGTCCGGCAactcggaagagaaggacgtgTCGTCTTCGCTGGCGATGGACCGCATTTTGACGCCGGAGGAGTTTCACGCGTTGCGCGTGTTGCAGGCGAAGCGCTCAGTGGAGACCGCGGGTAGGCGACCCGGGGCGCagaaggacgacgaggaagaacacgatcgtctgttgtctctgctgtccaAGACACCTGGCGTTGAGGCTGGCCTCGATGAGAGCGAAGACCCCGACAGCGACGCCTCGTCCGACGAGGAGCCTGAACGCGAG cgCAACAGTCTGTTTGTTTCGAGCACCGAGCTTGAGGGCCTGGCAGGCCGCAAGCGTCGGCAGGCGCGTGAGCGAAATCGGctgaaagaagaggcgaagatgGAACGGAAACGCGGGGGGAAAAGCGCTCCCTGGCCCTTcgcgaaaaagcaaagagaagccgcggaagcgtctctcgctgcagaTCCCTCGAAGAAACACAAAACGGTCGTCACTGGAAATGCGCCGCAAAAACTCAAAGCCAGAAACAAGCCTCTGGCGATGGTTCGCCAG AGTCGGAAGCTGCGCGACAAGAAGCAACAGAGTGTGAAGCAAAAGTTACAGAATCTGAAGAAACAAATTAAGAACCTGAAGAAAAGCCAAGTGGGCCGACCCCGACGGAGAAAGCGATGA
- a CDS encoding putative programmed cell death protein: MPRVNPLYPSFPLAEVPSELFWASWREATQRSRSLSSVSVASSMGERTHLGNQAGESVSRSPLDPEKKQRATSRVGDDSARAGRKGEKEALVCALQKIQEEERRLRGTCCPVCGLPSGNEEGKETSEKTSGERDAQQPEDANCMRRKLVRLLLLRSQEATSAFQEACNESDSSRVIDVDEEEAILEEIKQQAEQGVYRLHRRCRIFASHWSRGLCCALPEFELEVGEEEEGEDADEGAGPSYEHEKELLRKYEEEARTDPEALLDESEQEAFESIHEEHSSLDPQLLRFLKRCSSCAANRGQVLRYALGGRPLWPFTPGQMEGEPPACEKCGAKRQFEFQVLPQFLFEMKRCAGVKLESKVHWTGDADPHKNREASKAKEEPTAKREAREAAAESSVGGPAQAKGEAAGKSKAASTTQAAEVEEQETGGASRMEAAQAASERLHFALLCMYTCSAHCRGKPERTRSESDEGKKGEGNQTELREAAYPYIKEFVYVQPDPFFVKRASEKEQKSG, translated from the exons ATGCCCAGAGTCAATCCTCTCTAtccttcgtttcccctcgCTGAAGTCCCCTCGGAGCTCTTCTGGGCCTCTTGGCGCGAAGCCACGCAAAGatcccgttctctctcttctgtttctgtggcCTCCTCCatgggagagagaacgcatCTAGGCAACCAAGCGGGGGAGAGTGTCTCCAGATCGCCGCTGGAtcccgagaaaaaacagagagcgacaagcAGGGTCGGAGATGACTCTGCACGTgctgggagaaaaggagagaaggaggccCTAGTTTGTGCGCTCCAGAAAAttcaggaggaagagcgacgccTGCGAGGCACCTGCTGTCCCGTCTGTGGCCTTCCGAGCGGCAacgaagaggggaaggagacgagcgagaagacgagcgggGAGCGCGATGCGCAGCAGCCTGAGGACgcaaactgcatgcgccgcaaACTGGTGCGCCTGCTGCTCCTCAGAAGCCAGGAAGCAACTTCTGCCTTTCAGGAAGCGTGCAACGAGAGCGACAGTTCTCGCGTCATCGAtgtcgacgaggaagaagccatCCTCGAAGAAATCAAACAACAGGCAGAGC AAGGCGTGTATCGACTCCATCGGCGATGCCGCATCTTCGCCTCCCACTGGAGTCGAGGGCTGTGCTGTGCGTTGCCGGAGTTTGAACTCGAGgtcggagaagaggaagaaggcgaggacgcagacgAAGGTGCGGGGCCTTCCTACGAGCACGAAAAGGAGCTCTTGAGGAAGTacgaggaggaggcgaggactGACCCAG AAGCTCTGTTGGATGAGTCGGAACAAGAAGCCTTCGAGAGCATTCACGAGGAGCACAGCTCGCTCGATCCTCAGTTGCTTCGCTTTTTGAAACGGTGTTCGTCTTGCGCCGCGAACCGTGGACAAGTGCTTCGGTACGCGCTGGGGGGAAGGCCGCTGTGGCCCTTCACGCCAGGTCAGATGGAGGGTGAGCCGCCTGCATGCGAGAAGTGCGGCGCCAAGCGCCAGTTCGAGTTCCAAGTGCTGCCGCAGTTTCTCTTTGAAATGAAGAGATGTGCCGGAGTGAAACTGGAGAGCAAAGTGCACTGGACGGGAGATGCAGACCCgcacaaaaacagagaagcctccaaggcgaaggaagagccAACGGCCAAGCGGGAAGccagagaggcagctgcCGAGAGTTCAGTCGGAGGGCCTGCGCAAgcaaaaggcgaggcggcgggaaAAAGTAAGGCGGCTTCGACAACTCAGGCCGCCGAAGTGGAGGAACAAGAAACGGGCGGTGCCAGTCGAATGGAAGCTGCGCAGGCTGCGAGCGAGCGACTCCACTTTGCACTGttgtgtatgtacacgtgCTCGGCGCACTGTCGCGGGAAACCCGAGCGGAcgcggagcgagagcgacgaggggaagaaaggggagggaAATCAAACAGAACTCCGCGAAGCAGCATACCCGTACATAAAAGAGTTCGTCTATGTCCAGCCCGACCCCTTCTTCGTCAAAAGAGCGTCTGAGAAGGAACAAAAATCCGGGTAA